A genome region from Apus apus isolate bApuApu2 chromosome 2, bApuApu2.pri.cur, whole genome shotgun sequence includes the following:
- the STARD3NL gene encoding STARD3 N-terminal-like protein isoform X2 has translation MNRVPGDAENAHSSSVESCPSLRDVHSINPAQLMTRIESYEGREKKGISDVRRTFCLFVTFDLLFITLLWIIELNVKGGIETTLEKEVLQYDYSSSYFDIFLLAVFRFKVLILAYAMCRLRHWWAIALFSQGAFGYVLPIISFILAWIETWFLDFKVLPQEAEEENRFLIAQDASERAALLHPGVLSDGQFYSPPESVAGSDEDSEEKQDSEKPVV, from the exons ATGAATCGAGTGCCAGGTGATGCAGAGAATGCTCACAGTAGCAGTGTGGAATCCTGTCCTTCCTTACGGGATGTCCACTCCATCAACCCAGCACAGCTGATGACAAGGATTGAGTCATACGAAGGCAGAGAGAAGAAGGGCATCTCAGATGTCAGAAGgactttctgtttgtttgttacATTTGATCTCTTATTCATTACCTTGTTGTGGATAATAGAACTAAAC GTAAAGGGAGGCATTGAGACTACCTTAGAGAAGGAAGTCCTACAATATGACTACTCTTCTTCATATTTTGATATATTT CTACTGGCAGTCTTTCGATTTAAGGTGTTAATACTTGCATATGCAATGTGCAGACTGCGCCATTGGTGGGCAATAGCT CTATTCTCACAGGGTGCTTTTGGCTATGTGCTGCCCATCATATCCTTCATACTTGCCTGGATTGAAACTTGGTTTTTGGACTTCAAAGTGTTACCAcaagaagctgaagaagaaaaca GATTTTTGATAGCACAAGATGCTTCTGAACGGGCAGCTCTTCTTCACCCAGGAGTCCTCTCTGATGGGCAGTTCTATTCTCCTCCTGAATCTGTAGCAG
- the STARD3NL gene encoding STARD3 N-terminal-like protein isoform X1, whose product MNRVPGDAENAHSSSVESCPSLRDVHSINPAQLMTRIESYEGREKKGISDVRRTFCLFVTFDLLFITLLWIIELNVKGGIETTLEKEVLQYDYSSSYFDIFLLAVFRFKVLILAYAMCRLRHWWAIAFTTAVTSAFLLAKVIISQLFSQGAFGYVLPIISFILAWIETWFLDFKVLPQEAEEENRFLIAQDASERAALLHPGVLSDGQFYSPPESVAGSDEDSEEKQDSEKPVV is encoded by the exons ATGAATCGAGTGCCAGGTGATGCAGAGAATGCTCACAGTAGCAGTGTGGAATCCTGTCCTTCCTTACGGGATGTCCACTCCATCAACCCAGCACAGCTGATGACAAGGATTGAGTCATACGAAGGCAGAGAGAAGAAGGGCATCTCAGATGTCAGAAGgactttctgtttgtttgttacATTTGATCTCTTATTCATTACCTTGTTGTGGATAATAGAACTAAAC GTAAAGGGAGGCATTGAGACTACCTTAGAGAAGGAAGTCCTACAATATGACTACTCTTCTTCATATTTTGATATATTT CTACTGGCAGTCTTTCGATTTAAGGTGTTAATACTTGCATATGCAATGTGCAGACTGCGCCATTGGTGGGCAATAGCT tttacaacaGCAGTGACCAGTGCCTTTTTATTAGcaaaagtaattatttcacAG CTATTCTCACAGGGTGCTTTTGGCTATGTGCTGCCCATCATATCCTTCATACTTGCCTGGATTGAAACTTGGTTTTTGGACTTCAAAGTGTTACCAcaagaagctgaagaagaaaaca GATTTTTGATAGCACAAGATGCTTCTGAACGGGCAGCTCTTCTTCACCCAGGAGTCCTCTCTGATGGGCAGTTCTATTCTCCTCCTGAATCTGTAGCAG
- the STARD3NL gene encoding STARD3 N-terminal-like protein isoform X4 has product MNRVPGDAENAHSSSVESCPSLRDVHSINPAQLMTRIESYEGREKKGISDVRRTFCLFVTFDLLFITLLWIIELNVKGGIETTLEKEVLQYDYSSSYFDIFLFSQGAFGYVLPIISFILAWIETWFLDFKVLPQEAEEENRFLIAQDASERAALLHPGVLSDGQFYSPPESVAGSDEDSEEKQDSEKPVV; this is encoded by the exons ATGAATCGAGTGCCAGGTGATGCAGAGAATGCTCACAGTAGCAGTGTGGAATCCTGTCCTTCCTTACGGGATGTCCACTCCATCAACCCAGCACAGCTGATGACAAGGATTGAGTCATACGAAGGCAGAGAGAAGAAGGGCATCTCAGATGTCAGAAGgactttctgtttgtttgttacATTTGATCTCTTATTCATTACCTTGTTGTGGATAATAGAACTAAAC GTAAAGGGAGGCATTGAGACTACCTTAGAGAAGGAAGTCCTACAATATGACTACTCTTCTTCATATTTTGATATATTT CTATTCTCACAGGGTGCTTTTGGCTATGTGCTGCCCATCATATCCTTCATACTTGCCTGGATTGAAACTTGGTTTTTGGACTTCAAAGTGTTACCAcaagaagctgaagaagaaaaca GATTTTTGATAGCACAAGATGCTTCTGAACGGGCAGCTCTTCTTCACCCAGGAGTCCTCTCTGATGGGCAGTTCTATTCTCCTCCTGAATCTGTAGCAG
- the STARD3NL gene encoding STARD3 N-terminal-like protein isoform X3, with product MNRVPGDAENAHSSSVESCPSLRDVHSINPAQLMTRIESYEGREKKGISDVRRTFCLFVTFDLLFITLLWIIELNVKGGIETTLEKEVLQYDYSSSYFDIFFTTAVTSAFLLAKVIISQLFSQGAFGYVLPIISFILAWIETWFLDFKVLPQEAEEENRFLIAQDASERAALLHPGVLSDGQFYSPPESVAGSDEDSEEKQDSEKPVV from the exons ATGAATCGAGTGCCAGGTGATGCAGAGAATGCTCACAGTAGCAGTGTGGAATCCTGTCCTTCCTTACGGGATGTCCACTCCATCAACCCAGCACAGCTGATGACAAGGATTGAGTCATACGAAGGCAGAGAGAAGAAGGGCATCTCAGATGTCAGAAGgactttctgtttgtttgttacATTTGATCTCTTATTCATTACCTTGTTGTGGATAATAGAACTAAAC GTAAAGGGAGGCATTGAGACTACCTTAGAGAAGGAAGTCCTACAATATGACTACTCTTCTTCATATTTTGATATATTT tttacaacaGCAGTGACCAGTGCCTTTTTATTAGcaaaagtaattatttcacAG CTATTCTCACAGGGTGCTTTTGGCTATGTGCTGCCCATCATATCCTTCATACTTGCCTGGATTGAAACTTGGTTTTTGGACTTCAAAGTGTTACCAcaagaagctgaagaagaaaaca GATTTTTGATAGCACAAGATGCTTCTGAACGGGCAGCTCTTCTTCACCCAGGAGTCCTCTCTGATGGGCAGTTCTATTCTCCTCCTGAATCTGTAGCAG